A single Ciona intestinalis chromosome 14, KH, whole genome shotgun sequence DNA region contains:
- the LOC100178242 gene encoding uncharacterized protein LOC100178242 isoform X2, whose protein sequence is MALARIRTGVWRRYVQQMVKNTSLFKSDFSSDSNAAATTSYPKSSKPSKILFTPGPLMVSERVKRAMGKDIGSRHSEFEYLLTFIRKSLVRLAGGNVQTHTAIPMTGSGTFAIESTLTTALAGSKGKVLVMSNGMYGERIASLCKQHGMAAETVRMHAEALEQRLQQSDDVIAVVSVHCETTTGVVNPVFDFGKIIKNHNKGCLFIVDAISSFGGVPYDVTNIDYVIGSSCKCLQGIPGISFVIANASEIEKKIGQNKVLTLDLAGQYSELERTGQFRFTPPTHLLLAFKEALLELEDEGGLEKRIKRFQENASVLKQGMNKLGFKPQVLSQDNSQRHIVTSFQYPENPRFVYGDFIDRLDRRGFQLPAERTNIKGCFRVGTIGNIKPEDVKMLVDGIEDVCGEMDIKTPLY, encoded by the exons AG ATTTTTCTAGCGATAGTAATGCGGCGGCTAccacatcttaccccaaatcTAGCAAACCAagcaaaatactttttacacCTGGACCCCTGATGGTCAGCGAACGAGTTAAGCGGGCAATGGGGAAAGATATTGGTTCAAGACATTCCgagtttgaatatttgttaAC CTTCATTCGAAAATCACTGGTTCGTTTGGCTGGGGGCAATGTACAAACACACACAGCTATTCCAATGACTGGCAGTGGTACCTTCGCCATTGAGTCAACTCTTACAACCGCTTTGGCTGGTTCTAAGGGCAAA GTACTAGTAATGTCAAATGGCATGTACGGCGAGCGGATTGCAAGTTTATGTAAACAGCATGGAATGGCTGCAGAAACGGTTCGGATGCATGCGGAGGCGTTGGAACAGCGATTGCAACAATCCGATGATGTTATAGCAGTTGTGTCAGTACATTGCGAGACGACAACTGGAGTTGTGAACCCGGTTTTTGACTTCGGAAAGATTATTAAAAATCACAATAAAG GTTGTCTTTTTATCGTGGACGCCATTTCAAGTTTCGGGGGTGTcccatatgacgtcacgaatatTGATTACGTCATAGGTAGCTCATGCAAGTGTTTACAGGGTATACCAGGTATTTCGTTTGTCATCGCAAATGCTTCTGAAATTGAAAA AAAAATTGGacagaataaagttttaacacTGGATCTTGCCGGCCAATACTCTGAACTGGAAAGAACCGGCCAATTCCGGTTTACACCACCCACGCATTTGTTGCTGGCATTCAAAGAAGCTTTGTTAGAACTTGAAGACGAAGGAGGGTTagaaaagagaattaaaag ATTCCAAGAGAACGCATCTGTTCTAAAACAAGGAATGAACAAATTGGGATTTAAACCACAAGTTTTAAGCCAAGATAACTCGCAACGTCatatcgtgacgtcatttcagTATCCCGAAAACCCCAGATTTGTATACGGGGACTTTATAGATCGGTTGGACAGACGTG GTTTTCAGTTGCCCGCTGAGCGAACCAACATTAAAGGTTGTTTTCGAGTTGGTACAATCGGTAATATAAAACCAGAAGATGTAAAAATGCTCGTGGACGGAATCGAAGACGTTTGTGGCGAAATGGACATAAAAACACCTTTGTATTAA
- the LOC100178242 gene encoding uncharacterized protein LOC100178242 isoform X1, with product MALARIRTGVWRRYVQQMVKNTSLFKSGNAIKRTDSKRLNTLKDFSSDSNAAATTSYPKSSKPSKILFTPGPLMVSERVKRAMGKDIGSRHSEFEYLLTFIRKSLVRLAGGNVQTHTAIPMTGSGTFAIESTLTTALAGSKGKVLVMSNGMYGERIASLCKQHGMAAETVRMHAEALEQRLQQSDDVIAVVSVHCETTTGVVNPVFDFGKIIKNHNKGCLFIVDAISSFGGVPYDVTNIDYVIGSSCKCLQGIPGISFVIANASEIEKKIGQNKVLTLDLAGQYSELERTGQFRFTPPTHLLLAFKEALLELEDEGGLEKRIKRFQENASVLKQGMNKLGFKPQVLSQDNSQRHIVTSFQYPENPRFVYGDFIDRLDRRGFQLPAERTNIKGCFRVGTIGNIKPEDVKMLVDGIEDVCGEMDIKTPLY from the exons AGGTAATGCCATTAAACGCACCGACAGCAAAAGATTAAACACCTTAAAAG ATTTTTCTAGCGATAGTAATGCGGCGGCTAccacatcttaccccaaatcTAGCAAACCAagcaaaatactttttacacCTGGACCCCTGATGGTCAGCGAACGAGTTAAGCGGGCAATGGGGAAAGATATTGGTTCAAGACATTCCgagtttgaatatttgttaAC CTTCATTCGAAAATCACTGGTTCGTTTGGCTGGGGGCAATGTACAAACACACACAGCTATTCCAATGACTGGCAGTGGTACCTTCGCCATTGAGTCAACTCTTACAACCGCTTTGGCTGGTTCTAAGGGCAAA GTACTAGTAATGTCAAATGGCATGTACGGCGAGCGGATTGCAAGTTTATGTAAACAGCATGGAATGGCTGCAGAAACGGTTCGGATGCATGCGGAGGCGTTGGAACAGCGATTGCAACAATCCGATGATGTTATAGCAGTTGTGTCAGTACATTGCGAGACGACAACTGGAGTTGTGAACCCGGTTTTTGACTTCGGAAAGATTATTAAAAATCACAATAAAG GTTGTCTTTTTATCGTGGACGCCATTTCAAGTTTCGGGGGTGTcccatatgacgtcacgaatatTGATTACGTCATAGGTAGCTCATGCAAGTGTTTACAGGGTATACCAGGTATTTCGTTTGTCATCGCAAATGCTTCTGAAATTGAAAA AAAAATTGGacagaataaagttttaacacTGGATCTTGCCGGCCAATACTCTGAACTGGAAAGAACCGGCCAATTCCGGTTTACACCACCCACGCATTTGTTGCTGGCATTCAAAGAAGCTTTGTTAGAACTTGAAGACGAAGGAGGGTTagaaaagagaattaaaag ATTCCAAGAGAACGCATCTGTTCTAAAACAAGGAATGAACAAATTGGGATTTAAACCACAAGTTTTAAGCCAAGATAACTCGCAACGTCatatcgtgacgtcatttcagTATCCCGAAAACCCCAGATTTGTATACGGGGACTTTATAGATCGGTTGGACAGACGTG GTTTTCAGTTGCCCGCTGAGCGAACCAACATTAAAGGTTGTTTTCGAGTTGGTACAATCGGTAATATAAAACCAGAAGATGTAAAAATGCTCGTGGACGGAATCGAAGACGTTTGTGGCGAAATGGACATAAAAACACCTTTGTATTAA